Proteins found in one Pontibacter sp. SGAir0037 genomic segment:
- a CDS encoding Hint domain-containing protein yields the protein MTAKAQTAAVNPRPLTMDEYKKAKAFAINNLDKDTYVKIENTYILDRYEMRKPYFITGDDGLKKRIDLYKLMAKEGMQELGLMIFYTNEKGKQYKAVLPNFTADGKVWEQYFEDIHAIDKEEKNYVLKLSYILSKELGFQQYKVINQGKDLKAESATYGNDICFPGDQVVAMANGSRKLLRDILPGDEVVTVNPETKLETVTKVRELVAHEAKNYAITQLVVIAAEEKAGKKETTIHLKDKVLEATPNHPMKTRAGDKKIGEIAEGEEILCFNKETNSYEPYTVLRKKEFAGGVQKVYNMVADQGTTFLMNDVVVKQK from the coding sequence ATGACAGCAAAGGCTCAGACTGCAGCTGTAAATCCTCGCCCGCTTACCATGGATGAGTATAAGAAAGCAAAAGCTTTTGCCATTAACAATTTAGATAAAGACACCTATGTGAAAATAGAAAATACTTACATACTGGATCGTTATGAAATGCGCAAGCCCTATTTTATTACAGGTGACGACGGGCTGAAAAAGCGCATCGATCTGTACAAACTGATGGCAAAAGAGGGGATGCAGGAGCTGGGCCTGATGATCTTCTATACCAACGAGAAAGGCAAACAGTATAAAGCGGTGCTACCCAATTTTACAGCCGACGGCAAGGTATGGGAGCAGTACTTCGAAGATATTCATGCCATCGATAAAGAAGAGAAAAACTATGTGCTGAAGCTCTCCTATATCCTGTCGAAAGAATTAGGTTTCCAGCAGTATAAGGTAATAAATCAGGGTAAAGATCTAAAAGCAGAGTCGGCTACCTACGGGAATGACATCTGTTTTCCGGGCGACCAGGTAGTAGCTATGGCCAACGGCAGCAGAAAGCTGCTGAGAGACATTTTACCAGGCGACGAAGTGGTGACCGTGAATCCTGAAACAAAGCTGGAAACTGTGACTAAGGTAAGAGAGCTGGTGGCACACGAGGCAAAGAATTATGCCATTACGCAACTGGTAGTTATAGCTGCAGAAGAGAAGGCTGGCAAAAAAGAGACTACAATACATCTAAAGGACAAAGTATTAGAGGCTACTCCGAATCACCCGATGAAAACAAGGGCAGGCGACAAAAAGATAGGAGAGATAGCCGAGGGAGAAGAAATCTTGTGCTTTAACAAAGAAACAAATTCATACGAACCTTACACCGTGCTGCGTAAGAAAGAGTTTGCAGGTGGCGTACAGAAGGTATACAACATGGTAGCCGATCAGGGTACTACTTTTCTGATGAACGATGTGGTAGTAAAACAGAAATAA
- the nuoB gene encoding NADH-quinone oxidoreductase subunit NuoB, producing MVNAKTGEGGVVITKLDDLMNWARLSALWPMGFGLACCAIEMMGAYSSGYDIDRLGVIPRASPRQSDVMIVAGTVTFKMADRVRRLYEQMPEPRYVISMGSCSNCGGPYWEHGYHVVKGVDRIVPVDVYVPGCPPRPEALIGGFMQLQEVIRKESLRAPRAVQQIMAKRAAQMQQPVANAGKV from the coding sequence ATCGTGAACGCAAAGACAGGAGAAGGCGGGGTAGTGATTACAAAACTGGACGACCTGATGAATTGGGCTCGTTTATCAGCACTATGGCCTATGGGCTTCGGGTTGGCTTGTTGCGCTATCGAAATGATGGGTGCTTATAGTTCTGGCTACGATATAGACCGTTTAGGCGTTATTCCGCGCGCTTCGCCCCGGCAGTCGGATGTGATGATTGTGGCAGGCACTGTTACCTTTAAAATGGCTGACAGGGTGCGCAGACTATATGAGCAGATGCCGGAGCCGCGCTATGTTATTTCTATGGGCTCCTGCTCTAATTGCGGCGGCCCTTACTGGGAGCACGGCTATCATGTAGTAAAAGGTGTAGATCGTATTGTTCCTGTAGATGTATATGTGCCTGGTTGCCCGCCACGTCCGGAAGCTTTGATAGGCGGCTTTATGCAACTGCAGGAAGTTATCCGGAAAGAGTCGCTTCGTGCTCCACGGGCAGTGCAACAAATTATGGCAAAGCGGGCAGCACAAATGCAGCAGCCTGTGGCCAATGCCGGTAAAGTATAG
- the sdaAA gene encoding L-serine ammonia-lyase, iron-sulfur-dependent, subunit alpha — MSLLFNDFKSWEKHCAETGEPLYQAVLEYEIDQKGRTEAFIWENIARAYDVMKDAVQTGLTEDMKSRSGMVNNGAKKVAKAPVTVLSPEFQKLISRALGAKEVNSCMGRVVAAPTAGASGILPGTLTTLQELHNLDDRKIHEGLLVGAGIALIIEQNASLAGAVGGCQAETGSAAAMAAGAIVYCLGGSVDQTFAAVAITIQCMLGLVCDPVAGLVEVPCIVRNASAAAIAFSSAQMAIAGLNPVIPVDQCVAALGEVGESMERKYKETAEGGLANTPKAREIESFVLVQDVEILPDETEES, encoded by the coding sequence ATGTCATTATTATTTAATGATTTTAAAAGCTGGGAAAAGCATTGTGCCGAAACAGGTGAACCGCTTTACCAGGCTGTATTGGAGTACGAGATCGACCAGAAAGGGCGCACCGAAGCATTTATCTGGGAAAATATAGCCAGGGCTTACGATGTCATGAAAGATGCCGTACAAACCGGCCTGACCGAAGACATGAAATCCCGTTCAGGTATGGTGAACAACGGTGCTAAAAAAGTAGCCAAAGCACCTGTTACAGTACTTTCACCTGAATTCCAGAAGCTCATTTCCCGTGCTTTGGGGGCCAAAGAAGTGAATTCCTGTATGGGCCGTGTGGTAGCTGCTCCGACAGCCGGTGCTTCGGGTATATTGCCTGGCACCCTTACCACACTGCAGGAACTGCACAACCTGGACGATCGGAAAATACACGAGGGCCTTTTAGTTGGTGCAGGTATCGCTCTTATTATTGAACAGAATGCTTCGCTGGCCGGCGCTGTAGGCGGTTGCCAGGCCGAAACAGGCAGTGCCGCCGCTATGGCGGCAGGTGCTATCGTTTACTGCCTGGGCGGCTCTGTTGACCAAACGTTTGCTGCCGTTGCCATTACCATACAATGTATGCTCGGCCTGGTATGCGACCCGGTGGCCGGACTGGTAGAAGTACCCTGTATTGTGCGCAATGCCAGTGCAGCCGCTATTGCTTTCTCCTCGGCACAGATGGCTATTGCAGGCTTAAACCCCGTTATACCCGTAGACCAATGTGTGGCAGCGCTGGGCGAAGTAGGTGAAAGTATGGAACGTAAGTATAAAGAAACAGCCGAAGGCGGATTAGCCAACACTCCCAAAGCCCGCGAAATAGAAAGCTTTGTACTGGTGCAGGATGTGGAAATCCTGCCGGACGAGACAGAGGAGAGCTAA
- a CDS encoding ATP-binding protein produces the protein MQNRATSVSAEKFFKGGGEMGDRIRQLNWSETKLGPIDTWPQSLRTAVSIMLSSKIPMMIHWGPELIHFYNDGYATIMQSKHPGALGEPAYPWWSEMWEFLDVIFKQVLDGETTYFKDQLVLPNRRGFLEEAYFTFSHSPIYDETGKVGGIYATAIETTTDVVNQRRLAMLSHIAATINEAKDAAAACKAIAASLATNPEDVPFALLYLIDKNEKVARLAATVTIDADTAVSPATIKLQELTDVTQGWPVAKVARLGEQELLTDLAGRFGALPGGAWPESPGQALVLPVNRMGQDKGELPYAVLVAGFSARRVVDDEYIAFYRLIAEHTSRAIANAEAYEEERRRAEALAEIDKAKTVFFNNISHEFRTPLTLMLGPLRHVLEQELPTDIQDQLQLVKRNGERMLKLVNSLLDFSRAEAGRLQAYFKPVDITALTTDICSSFRSAVEAAGLKFEVWCTPIKEPVYLDADLWERILFNLLSNALNFTFEGEIRVSVTQQGQEAVLTVSDTGVGIAKEELKRVFSRFHRIKEARSRSFEGTGIGLALVQELVKLHGGTVDVKSIPEAGTTFTVAIPLGKEHLPAASVSQDSTHVERHDKPWENDLAPILGWEHAVLPAEDHSSTVKEGSTSAGTKPSILIADDNKDMQQYLSRILQDDYHIVRASNGEEAWRMITEQSPALVISDVMMPESDGFELVQRIRADVRTKLMPVLLLSARAGEEARAEGIEMGADDYLIKPFNERELKARVKTNLHLVNLRNQVVQVLQEAVDHSEGRNHALQKSNEMLDNFVHIAAHDLRTPVNNLQGLLKVFEYEANPEQQKKLLAMLQGSVRGLDMTIKGLLNIIRLETRGNRGADRITFRHAFEEVMPELQLALEQKQGQVLADFSKAETIVYEEAFLLSIIKNLVYNALKYSAAERPPVIYVSTEPDEEGVVLKVEDNGIGINLEQHGAQLFKPFKRFSHQAEGNGLGLYLVNNMVERNGGRIQVRSQPGEGTTFEVHLKPYSLRVAKD, from the coding sequence ATGCAGAATAGAGCGACTAGTGTAAGTGCCGAAAAATTCTTTAAAGGTGGGGGTGAAATGGGAGACCGTATCAGGCAGCTGAACTGGTCTGAAACCAAGCTTGGGCCCATTGATACATGGCCACAGAGTTTACGCACTGCTGTTAGCATTATGCTGTCTTCTAAAATCCCGATGATGATTCATTGGGGGCCGGAACTCATCCACTTTTACAACGATGGCTATGCGACTATCATGCAGTCGAAGCATCCTGGTGCGTTAGGAGAGCCCGCCTATCCGTGGTGGAGCGAGATGTGGGAGTTTCTGGACGTAATCTTTAAACAGGTGCTGGATGGGGAAACCACTTATTTTAAAGACCAGCTGGTATTGCCTAACAGGCGCGGGTTTTTAGAAGAGGCCTATTTTACGTTTTCGCACAGCCCGATATATGACGAAACTGGTAAAGTAGGAGGTATTTATGCCACAGCGATTGAAACAACAACGGATGTGGTAAATCAGCGCCGGCTGGCGATGCTTAGCCATATAGCAGCAACCATTAACGAAGCAAAAGATGCAGCGGCAGCGTGTAAAGCTATTGCAGCTTCCTTAGCCACTAATCCTGAAGATGTTCCGTTTGCTTTACTATACCTTATCGATAAAAATGAAAAAGTAGCCCGCCTGGCAGCTACCGTTACTATAGACGCAGATACCGCTGTAAGCCCGGCAACAATTAAGCTGCAGGAACTAACTGACGTAACCCAAGGCTGGCCTGTGGCAAAAGTAGCACGCCTGGGAGAACAGGAACTGCTAACAGACCTGGCGGGGCGCTTCGGTGCTTTGCCAGGAGGAGCCTGGCCGGAATCGCCGGGGCAGGCATTGGTGCTGCCGGTAAACCGTATGGGCCAGGATAAAGGAGAATTGCCCTATGCCGTGTTAGTAGCGGGTTTCAGTGCACGCAGAGTAGTAGATGATGAGTATATTGCCTTTTACAGACTTATAGCGGAGCATACAAGCCGCGCCATTGCCAATGCAGAGGCTTACGAAGAAGAACGCAGGCGCGCGGAGGCATTGGCCGAGATAGACAAAGCAAAAACAGTTTTCTTTAATAACATCAGTCATGAGTTCCGCACACCGCTTACGCTTATGCTGGGGCCTTTGCGACATGTGCTGGAGCAGGAGTTGCCGACTGATATTCAGGATCAGCTACAGTTGGTAAAGCGGAATGGCGAGCGGATGCTGAAGCTGGTAAATTCGCTGCTGGATTTTTCAAGAGCAGAGGCAGGCAGGTTGCAGGCTTATTTTAAACCTGTGGATATAACTGCTCTGACTACGGATATATGCAGCAGTTTTCGATCGGCAGTGGAGGCAGCCGGTTTAAAATTCGAGGTATGGTGTACTCCTATAAAAGAGCCAGTATACCTTGATGCAGATCTTTGGGAGCGTATCTTGTTTAACCTGCTTTCTAATGCCCTGAACTTCACATTTGAAGGAGAGATAAGGGTATCGGTTACACAACAGGGGCAGGAGGCTGTGCTTACTGTTTCGGATACAGGTGTAGGTATAGCTAAAGAAGAGCTGAAGCGGGTTTTCTCAAGGTTTCATCGTATAAAAGAAGCTAGAAGCCGAAGCTTTGAAGGTACAGGTATAGGCTTGGCTTTGGTGCAGGAATTGGTAAAGCTGCACGGTGGAACGGTAGATGTAAAAAGCATACCTGAGGCAGGTACTACTTTTACTGTAGCTATACCATTAGGTAAAGAGCATTTGCCAGCTGCATCTGTATCACAGGACTCCACACATGTTGAGCGGCATGATAAGCCCTGGGAGAATGATTTAGCACCCATTCTGGGATGGGAACATGCAGTTCTGCCAGCCGAAGATCATAGCAGTACAGTTAAAGAAGGCTCCACAAGTGCCGGAACTAAACCTTCCATTCTTATAGCTGATGATAACAAAGATATGCAGCAGTATTTGTCTCGCATACTGCAGGACGATTACCACATAGTAAGAGCTTCTAACGGAGAAGAAGCCTGGCGTATGATAACAGAACAGTCTCCTGCCCTGGTAATTTCGGATGTTATGATGCCTGAATCAGACGGTTTTGAGTTAGTGCAGCGTATCCGGGCTGATGTACGCACCAAGCTTATGCCTGTCCTACTGCTGTCGGCAAGGGCTGGGGAAGAGGCCCGGGCGGAAGGTATTGAAATGGGAGCCGACGATTATCTGATAAAACCTTTCAATGAACGGGAGCTGAAAGCGAGAGTAAAAACAAACCTTCACCTGGTAAACCTTCGAAACCAGGTAGTGCAGGTGCTACAGGAAGCTGTGGATCATTCGGAAGGCAGAAATCATGCTTTACAGAAATCGAATGAGATGCTGGATAACTTTGTACACATAGCTGCTCATGATCTTAGAACGCCGGTGAATAACCTGCAGGGACTGCTAAAGGTATTTGAGTATGAGGCCAATCCTGAACAGCAGAAAAAGCTGTTAGCCATGTTACAAGGTTCTGTCAGAGGTCTCGACATGACTATCAAAGGCTTGCTGAATATTATCCGGCTTGAAACGCGGGGGAACAGGGGAGCCGATAGAATAACTTTTCGCCATGCTTTTGAAGAGGTTATGCCTGAGTTGCAGCTTGCTTTAGAGCAAAAGCAGGGGCAGGTGCTAGCAGATTTCAGCAAGGCGGAAACCATTGTATATGAGGAGGCTTTCCTGCTTAGTATTATAAAGAACCTGGTGTATAATGCGCTCAAATACAGTGCTGCTGAAAGGCCTCCGGTTATTTATGTTTCGACAGAACCTGATGAGGAGGGGGTGGTGCTGAAGGTAGAAGATAATGGCATAGGAATAAATCTGGAGCAGCACGGGGCGCAGCTGTTCAAACCTTTTAAAAGATTTTCACATCAGGCAGAGGGAAACGGACTCGGTTTATACCTAGTAAACAATATGGTGGAGCGAAATGGCGGTCGTATTCAGGTACGCAGTCAACCTGGAGAAGGCACCACCTTTGAAGTGCACCTGAAACCATATAGTTTGCGTGTAGCAAAGGATTAA
- a CDS encoding NADH-quinone oxidoreductase subunit A — MAETYLSDFGTILLFLIGGAIFVIIGLFTAKLLRPHRPNPEKLSTYESGEEPISNAWIQFNPRFYVVALIFIIFDVELAFLFPWATVFGRRDLIEATNGTWGWFSLIEMFIFIAVLALGLAYAWVKGHLDWIKPQPVVPQSRSKIPMEVYQRVNERQYKRREAAPTSKTDPQDS; from the coding sequence ATGGCAGAAACATATTTATCGGATTTTGGAACAATCCTGCTATTCCTGATTGGCGGTGCTATTTTTGTTATAATAGGTCTGTTTACAGCCAAGCTTTTAAGGCCACACCGACCTAACCCTGAGAAGCTATCTACCTACGAATCAGGGGAAGAGCCCATTAGTAATGCCTGGATACAGTTTAACCCAAGGTTTTATGTGGTGGCACTTATCTTCATTATTTTCGATGTGGAGCTGGCCTTTCTGTTTCCGTGGGCTACCGTGTTTGGCAGAAGAGATTTAATAGAAGCCACCAACGGCACCTGGGGCTGGTTTTCACTTATCGAGATGTTTATCTTTATTGCGGTACTAGCTCTTGGTTTAGCTTATGCCTGGGTAAAGGGCCACCTCGACTGGATTAAGCCACAGCCTGTTGTTCCGCAAAGTCGCTCTAAAATACCTATGGAGGTATACCAGCGCGTAAACGAAAGGCAGTATAAAAGAAGAGAAGCAGCCCCTACCTCTAAGACCGATCCGCAAGATAGTTAG